In a single window of the Nicotiana tomentosiformis chromosome 10, ASM39032v3, whole genome shotgun sequence genome:
- the LOC104111108 gene encoding clp protease adapter protein ClpF, chloroplastic, whose product MLQTMSMSTLATSRYCGGCGSTYLRTHFGQIKEAATGFGESHFVWNDCRKSLSFYTHFDMLKPRNLRAQAGWLFKGGDQGSEAGCERSESANEDILMFFFQLDLATRVQYALNVEQYEIAQQLREKLTEVESEVLKQQESRRGSASKSEAQDMAISILRLRADLQNAVQSENYDLAAKLRDEISKLEAESLTASIRAQAYVNVEYAFRLGQKVRHKNFGYRGVICGMDPMCCESSSWMETAQVDKLSRGPDQPFYQVLVDVHTDPNLLVAYVPEESLVAPSEPDKDRFDHPYTSFLFFGMDAAGDFIPIKQLREKYNRPRHEVPYDPEDEKGGEGS is encoded by the exons ATGCTGCAAACTATGTCAATGAGTACTCTTGCTACTTCTAGATATTGCGGAGGTTGTGGATCCACCTATCTGAGGACGCATTTTGGACAGATAAAAGAAGCCGCAACTGGTTTTGGTGAAAGTCATTTTGTTTGGAATGATTGTCGGAAAAGCTTGTCCTTTTATACCCACTTTGatatgctaaagccaagaaatttGAGAGCTCAAGCTGGATGGCTGTTTAAAGGAGGCGATCAAGGCTCAGAAGCAGGTTGTGAGCGTAGTGAGAGTGCCAATGAAGATATCTTGATGTTCTTTTTCCAGCTGGACCTGGCTACACGCGTGCAG TATGCTTTGAACGTGGAGCAGTATGAAATTGCACAACAACTAAGAGAGAAGCTTACTGAG GTGGAATCAGAGGTTTTGAAGCAGCAGGAGTCCAGAAGGGGATCGGCCTCAAAGAGTGAAGCTCAAGATATGGCCATAAGCATCTTGCGTCTACG TGCAGACCTGCAAAATGCAGTTCAGAGTGAAAACTATGATTTGGCGGCTAAATTACGAGACGAAATTTCCAAACTGGAGGCAGAATCTCTAACTGCATCAATAAGAGCTCAGGCTTATGTAAATGTGGAATATGCATTTCGATTAGGCCAGAAAGTGAGACACAAGAATTTTG GATATCGTGGTGTAATATGTGGGATGGACCCAATGTGTTGTGAATCAAGTTCATGGATGGAAACTGCTCAAGTTGATAAGTTGAGCCGTGGTCCTGATCAGCCATTTTATCAG GTGCTGGTGGATGTACATACAGATCCCAATCTGTTAGTTGCATATG TTCCTGAGGAAAGTTTAGTGGCCCCCAGCGAACCAGATAAG GATAGATTTGATCATCCCTACACCTCATTCTTATTCTTCGGGATGGATGCTGCTGGAGATTTCATACCAATCAAGCAGCTGCGCGAGAAATACAACAGGCCTCGGCATGAGGTGCCTTACGATCCAGAGGACGAGAAGGGTGGAGAAGGTTCCTAG
- the LOC104111107 gene encoding uncharacterized protein, which translates to MYRPVATTTRGGVPSDSGDSVVTLDQVPRWIDSDIRYLYENEDPNSDYPDPLSSASGSEGNANGMVSKFPLDHEVNSKIYLWRGDPWNLEVDAVVNSTNENLDEAHSSPGLHAAAGPGLAEECATLGGCRTGMAKVTNAYDLPARRVIHTVGPKYAVKYHTAAENALSHCYRSCLELLIENGLQSIAMGCIYTEAKNYPREPAAHVAIRTVRRFLEKQKDKIEAVVFCTTTSSDTEIYKRLLPLYFPRDNHEEEIARLKLPADVGDENGETTTAERKIRIKPLPNAKVSSPRTPEASVDLSASNIGLSRRSSSYLGLFLDPAFMSLIKDPDQRRREQWEKTAQAQSSWNCFKMLGYGDLGGPPLSAAEEYSLHSRYLAKANSLNLSEIAEMKIVYRGGVDSEGRPVMVVVGAHFLLRCLDLERFILYVVKEFEPLIQKPYSIVYFHSAASLQLQPDLGWMKRLQQILGRKHQCNLHAIYVLHPTFGLKTAIFALQLFVDNVVWKKVVYLDRLLQLFRHVPREQLTIPDFVFQHDLEVNGGKGLIVDPRTKYVYQRAT; encoded by the exons ATGTATCGGCCTGTAGCAACTACTACCCGAGGTGGGGTGCCTAGTGATAGTGGAGATTCTGTGGTGACACTAGACCAAGTTCCACGATGGATTGATTCTGACATTAGGTACTTGTATGAGAATGAAGATCCTAATTCCGACTATCCAGATCCTTTGTCGTCTGCTTCTGGTTCTGAGGGAAATGCAAACGGTATGGTTTCCAAGTTTCCGTTAGATCATGAGGTTAACTCCAAGATATACCTGTGGAGAGGAGACCCCTGGAATCTTGAGGTAGATGCTGTTGTTAACTCTACAAATGAG AACTTAGATGAAGCACACAGCAGCCCTGGATTGCATGCTGCAGCTGGACCTGGTCTTGCAGAAGAATGTGCTACTCTG GGAGGCTGCCGGACAGGAATGGCGAAAGTTACCAATGCTTATGATCTTCCTGCTAG GAGGGTCATTCACACTGTTGGTCCAAAATATGCGGTAAAATACCACACTGCTGCCGAGAATGCTCTAAGTCATTGCTATCGCTCTTGCCTTGAACTTCTTATAGAAAATGGGCTACAGAG CATTGCTATGGGCTGTATATATACCGAAGCCAAAAATTATCCGCGAGAACCAGCTGCTCATGTTGCAATAA GAACGGTACGACGGTTTCTTGAGAAACAGAAAGATAAAATAGAGGCAGTTGTTTTCTGTACAACTACGTCATCCGATACAGAGATATATAAAAG ATTGCTTCCTCTCTACTTCCCTCGGGATAATCATGAGGAGGAAATTGCCCGTTTAAAACTTCCTGCAGATGTTGGGGATGAGAATGGAGAGACAACTACTGCCGAGCGTAAAATAAGAATAAAACCGTTGCCTAATGCAAAAGTTTCTAGTCCAAGGACCCCCGAAGCCTCTGTTGATCTGTCTGCCAGTAATATTGGTTTGTCGAGAAG GAGTTCGTCCTACTTGGGTTTATTTTTGGATCCTGCTTTTATGTCCCTGATCAAAGACCCAGACCAGCGACGCAGAGAACAATGGGAAAAAACAGCTCAAGCGCAAAGTAGTTGGAACTGCTTTAAAATGCTTGGATATGGTGACCTTGGGGGACCTCCTTTATCAGCTGCAGAAGAATATTCCCTTCATTCTAGATATCTTGCAAAAGCAAATTCTCTTAATCTTTCAGAAATTGCAGAAATGAAAATCGT TTACCGAGGAGGGGTTGATAGTGAGGGTCGTCCAGTTATGGTAGTTGTGGGAGCACATTTCCTGCTAAGATGCCTTGATCTTGAGAGATTTATTCTATACGTTGTAAAG GAATTCGAGCCTTTGATTCAGAAGCCTTACTCTATCGTGTATTTTCATTCTGCAGCTTCTTTACAATT GCAACCTGATCTGGGATGGATGAAGAGATTACAACAAATACTTGGACGGAAACACCAGTGTAACCTTCAT GCAATATATGTTCTTCACCCTACCTTTGGACTGAAGACTGCAATTTTTGCTTTGCAACTCTTTGTCGATAATGTG GTGTGGAAAAAAGTAGTATATCTTGATCGTCTTCTACAGCTATTCCGTCATGTTCCTCGTGAACAACTAACCATTCCAGATTTTGTGTTCCA GCATGATTTGGAAGTAAATGGAGGGAAGGGACTAATAGTGGATCCTAGAACTAAATATGTTTATCAACGAGCAACTTGA
- the LOC104111106 gene encoding uncharacterized protein — protein MTTHISPMASTIKQFPSTSFNPQPLQSVFHGFRTKPTQTSVAASLRKAPHLLSYSPPLPSHNFNFQNSFVPLSACLAILLCSSPANAGFLSGSTGIESVPGPELPQIDFLNRWNDDNQKRYAELDAKFKDSPLLKQLLEKSKQNKEKNKKSIEDKYCLRGAEWGVGDCSTAGMTPEERDSFIAMLKQKAGVE, from the exons ATGACTACACATATTTCTCCAATGGCATCAACAATTAAGCAATTCCCATCAACTAGCTTCAATCCTCAGCCACTCCAATCAGTTTTCCACGGATTTAGAACAAAACCAACTCAAACTTCTGTTGCTGCTTCCCTTAGAAAAGCTCCCCATCTTCTCTCTTATTCACCTCCATTGCCTTCTCACAACTTCAATTTTCAGAATTCATTTGTTCCACTTTCTGCTTGCCTTGCTATTCTTCTCTGCTCCTCTCCTG CTAATGCTGGATTTCTTTCGGGTTCAACCGGAATAGAATCAGTTCCTGGCCCTGAATTACCTCAGATTGATTTTCTTAATCGGTGGAATG ATGATAATCAGAAAAGGTATGCAGAACTTGATGCGAAATTCAAAGACTCGCCCCTGCTTAAACAGTTACTTGAGAAATCCAAGCAAAACAAAGAGAA GAACAAAAAATCAATTGAAGACAAGTATTGCCTACGAGGAGCTGAGTGGGGAGTTGGAGATTGCTCTACAGCAGGAATGACACCAGAAGAAAGAGACAGCTTCATTGCCATGTTGAAGCAGAAGGCAGGAGTAGAATGA